TTGCTGAAGGATGGAAAAAAGGCAACCATTGCGATTCCGGCCACCCCGGACAAGAAATCGAATGAATCCGCACCCGGGTCGTCGCCCTCACCCACCGTGAATCCTCCACTCCCCGCAACAAAACCTCAGGTGATGAGTCCAGCTGTCGTGAGCCCGGCATCCGGCGAACAGCAAGGCCTTGCCAGTGCTCCGGATGTGCTGCAGCCAAGAACAAGCAGAGGAGTTTACAAGACAAGGGTAGTAAAGCATGGCGAGACCCTGAGTGATCTCGTCAGGGAGGTCTACGGTCTAGGGTGGAAAACAGCGCTCGATCCATCGCTGATTGAGTTCGTGAGGCGAAACAATCCGTCTATCACCGATTCTGATCTGATCTATGCCGGCAGCGTGATCCAGTTCCCGGACTTCCCCCGCAAACAACGTTAGAAGCTGCTCCTGAAGATTCAGAACCCTACCCGGGTACGGGCGGGGCCACGATAGTCGGTGCGTGAGACTCGCGACAGCATCGAACCATGAGCCCGGTATGCCCCCCAAAAAAATAAGTAATGGGCAGTAGGCTGCAAAAATCTGTGCTAGAATATATAATTATACCAGATGACTAAATTCTTGCCGTCATGAGGAGGAAGGTGTGATGAGAGCAGCGCTGGTCCTTTTGATCGTGTTGTTGTTTGCAGCAACCTGCACGCCCACCTGGGTGGAAAACCCTGCAGCAAGAGAGCCCATTGACAAGCAGGCCCGCGCCTATCCGGCTCAGGAGTATAAGATCCAGTATGGTGACCTGCTGGATATCAAATTCCTCTACAACCCTGAGCTGAATGAGAACCTTCCCGTCAGGCCGGACGGAAGGATAACGCTGCAGCTGGTCGGTGACCTCATGGTGGTGGATATGACCCCCACGCAACTGGCTGAGGCGCTTAAGACCCGTTACGCGGCTGAGCTGAGAAAACCGGAAGTCACGGTCATTGTCCGCCAGTTCGCCGCGCAGAAAGTTTTTGTAGACGGAGAAGTGGCGAGGCCAGGACTGGTCCAGCTCGTCGGTCCTATGACTGTAACACAGGCCCTAGCCTTGGCCGGGGGCTTCACCTACGACGCGCGAAAGAATGAAGTAGTGGTGATCCGGCAGAATCCAGCGGGTAAGCCGTTGGTGACCGTGGTCAACGTGGTGGATGTTCAGCGGGGTATAGATATGACGAATGACATCAATCTGATGCCCTACGATATGGTCTATGTGCCGAAATCACCGATAGGAGAAGTGGACAAATGGGTTGACCAGTACATCCGCCGGCTGTTGCCTTTCCCGATTCCGTCTCCCATACCCACTCCGACGACAACAACCAGCAGTTGGTTCTAGCGAGGCTCAGGCGGCAACCCTTGGTTCACCATCCGGGCGGCGACACTTCGCTGCTCGGACCCACTGCTGTTTGCGGGTCTCTTGTGGTGGTTGAGGCGCGGACAAAAAAAGAGATGAGGATTGCAATCTAAGAAGGTACCGTACTGATGTCATTTCAAAGCGTACTCTGTTACGCTTCTGCGTTGATGACCGCGGGCGTAGCGATCTTTGTACTGGATCGCGGCCCGCGCATCTTTGTACATCGGATTCTTGCAGTTGGTCTGGCCGCCTGCGCACTTGAAGCAGGATTGATGGGCCTTGTTTTTGATGCGCATTCTCCTTCAGAGTTCATTCAGCGGCGGCTCCTGCAATTCGGCATAGGCCCTTTCCTGCCTGCGATCTGGCTCATCTTCTCCTTAAGCTTCGGCCGCATCAATTACAAGGAGTTCATTTCCCGCTGGAAATGGACCATCCTGGCTGCCTTTGCGATCCCGGTTATTGCGCTGTCTTTTTTTCATGATGCGCTCCTTTCTGGCAAGCCGGTCGCCGACGCAGCCGGCGCGATATTCATCAGAATAGGTTTTGCCGGATACGCTCTATACCTTCTCTCCCTGCTTGCCTCAGTACTCATCCTTATGAACCTGGAGAAGACCCTGCGCCACTCCAGCGGGATGACGCGCTGGCAAATGAAGTTCATGGTCTTCGGGGTCGGGAGTCTTTTTGGTATTTACGTCTATGTGGACAGCCAGGTCCTGCTGTACAGGCTGCTCAGCACGAATCTCGACGTTGTGCAAGTGGCTGTGCTCATCCTCGCCGATCTTCTCGTGCTGGTTTCCTTGAGCCGGGTGCGGGTACTCAGGTTTGACTTCTATGTCTCACGCACCGTTATCTACAATTCATTCTCTCTCCTGCTTGTCGGCCTCTATTTCATCATCGTCGGTGTCATGGCACGGGTCCTTTATGTGTGGAAGGGCGAGGCAGTGGTCCCGTTCCTCGCCTTTCTTCTCCTGGCTGCAATTGTGGGGCTTTCTTTATTTTTCATGTCGGACCATATGCGCCTGCGCAGGAAAAGATTTATCAGCAAGCATTTCAGGCGTCCTATTTACGATTATCAGAAGGTGTGGAATGAATTCACGCAGAAAACGGCAGCCGTAACGCAGACCCGTGAGTTGGGCTCGATGCTGTCGCGCATGGTTTCACAGACGCTGGAAGTCCTCTCGGTCACGATATGGCTCTTTGACGAACAGACGGAACGGCTCACTTTTTCCGGCTCCACCATTTTTTCAGAAGCAGAGGCAAACAATCTTAAACTGGCCGGTGAAAGCGGAACGGCATTGGCGCGAATCATGCAGGATAAAGCTATGCCCGTGCACGTGGCTGGTTCGACAGACAAGAGAGTTGAAGAAATGA
The genomic region above belongs to Syntrophorhabdales bacterium and contains:
- a CDS encoding polysaccharide biosynthesis/export family protein — encoded protein: MRAALVLLIVLLFAATCTPTWVENPAAREPIDKQARAYPAQEYKIQYGDLLDIKFLYNPELNENLPVRPDGRITLQLVGDLMVVDMTPTQLAEALKTRYAAELRKPEVTVIVRQFAAQKVFVDGEVARPGLVQLVGPMTVTQALALAGGFTYDARKNEVVVIRQNPAGKPLVTVVNVVDVQRGIDMTNDINLMPYDMVYVPKSPIGEVDKWVDQYIRRLLPFPIPSPIPTPTTTTSSWF
- the prsK gene encoding XrtA/PEP-CTERM system histidine kinase PrsK: MSFQSVLCYASALMTAGVAIFVLDRGPRIFVHRILAVGLAACALEAGLMGLVFDAHSPSEFIQRRLLQFGIGPFLPAIWLIFSLSFGRINYKEFISRWKWTILAAFAIPVIALSFFHDALLSGKPVADAAGAIFIRIGFAGYALYLLSLLASVLILMNLEKTLRHSSGMTRWQMKFMVFGVGSLFGIYVYVDSQVLLYRLLSTNLDVVQVAVLILADLLVLVSLSRVRVLRFDFYVSRTVIYNSFSLLLVGLYFIIVGVMARVLYVWKGEAVVPFLAFLLLAAIVGLSLFFMSDHMRLRRKRFISKHFRRPIYDYQKVWNEFTQKTAAVTQTRELGSMLSRMVSQTLEVLSVTIWLFDEQTERLTFSGSTIFSEAEANNLKLAGESGTALARIMQDKAMPVHVAGSTDKRVEEMREEHGGAFVEAHIKYAVPLKAADRFVGLMTVSDKVREVTLSPEDYDLLKTIADQAAATLLSLKLSERLRQMKELEAFQTMSAFFMHDLKNLASKLSLVTRNLPVHFENAEFRDDALRAISQSVAKINGMCTSLSLLSQKLELHQKESDLNRLVEETLSGFAGNLKSCVALELGPLTPLSVDAEQIQKVLVNLLMNAHDAIREDGQITVRTHLQDGWAELCVSDNGCGMSEEFLNKHLFQPFKTSKKQGMGIGLFHCRTIVEAHGGRIAVESEQGKGTTFRVLLPAKTGLSSSSKKE